The Kitasatospora setae KM-6054 genome contains a region encoding:
- a CDS encoding sirohydrochlorin chelatase: MTTTASFSGRLAPLRVLHAARRPALVLVAHGSHDPAAAAELARLQARLRRARPELDIRLGHLGLNDPLLPEVLDGLSGRVVLVPLLLGRGYHSKVDIPGVLSAAPHLVGECAPPLGPDPLLTEALADRLLAAGWRGEPVVLAASGSRDQDAARDAEAQAALLADRLGATVRPGYVAGSGPSVAARVAELTAEGHPRVAVASYLTAPGDFARLAAAAGGALTSAPLGDHPALARLVLERYQSCVTRTVRLAG, translated from the coding sequence ATGACCACCACCGCTTCGTTCTCCGGCCGCCTCGCCCCGTTGCGGGTGCTGCACGCGGCTCGCCGTCCGGCTCTGGTGCTGGTGGCGCACGGTTCGCACGATCCGGCGGCGGCCGCCGAACTCGCCCGGCTGCAAGCCCGGTTGCGGCGGGCCCGGCCGGAGCTGGACATCCGGCTCGGGCACCTCGGGCTGAACGACCCGCTGCTGCCGGAGGTCCTGGACGGGCTGAGCGGGCGGGTGGTCCTGGTGCCGCTGCTGCTCGGCCGCGGCTACCACAGCAAGGTGGACATCCCCGGGGTGTTGTCCGCCGCACCGCACCTGGTGGGGGAGTGCGCCCCGCCGCTCGGGCCGGACCCGCTGCTCACCGAGGCACTGGCCGACCGGCTGCTGGCGGCCGGCTGGCGGGGCGAGCCGGTGGTCCTCGCCGCCTCCGGCTCCCGCGACCAGGACGCCGCCCGGGACGCCGAGGCCCAGGCCGCGCTGCTGGCGGACCGGCTGGGTGCGACCGTCCGCCCGGGGTACGTGGCGGGGAGCGGGCCGAGCGTGGCCGCGCGGGTCGCCGAACTCACCGCCGAGGGCCACCCGAGGGTCGCCGTCGCCTCGTACTTGACCGCGCCGGGCGACTTCGCCCGCCTGGCGGCCGCGGCCGGCGGCGCACTGACCTCCGCCCCGCTCGGCGACCACCCCGCGCTGGCCCGGTTGGTCCTGGAGCGCTACCAGTCCTGCGTCACCCGCACCGTCCGCCTGGCCGGCTGA
- a CDS encoding RNA polymerase sigma factor, with the protein MPVELSVARPPQTAPARDAAIPPQPAPADPGPARAVETPATEATTATEPTATEPTEEPAEEPTPEELADEPPEPALDEGTGPAADLLRQYLREIGRVRLLTAVEEVELARAIEAGLFAEEALDRVPPAAERRPADERLLGDLDRLVVLGRIAKRRLIEANLRLVVSVAKRYVGRGLTLLDLIQEGNVGLIRAVEKFDYARGYKFSTYATWWIRQAMSRALADQARTIRVPVHVVELINRVLRVQRGLLQERGVEPTAAEVGAVLQLPPERVREVLKLAQEPVSLHTPVGEEDDVALGDLIEDADAASPPESAAFLLLREHLEAVLATLGERERQVVQLRYGLDDGRPRTLEEIGHLFGVTRERIRQIEAKTLGKLRDHAFADQLRGYLD; encoded by the coding sequence ATGCCCGTGGAGCTTTCCGTCGCCCGCCCGCCCCAGACCGCCCCAGCCCGGGACGCCGCGATCCCGCCCCAGCCCGCCCCCGCCGACCCCGGGCCCGCGCGGGCCGTCGAAACCCCGGCCACCGAAGCCACGACCGCCACGGAACCGACCGCCACGGAACCGACCGAGGAGCCGGCCGAGGAGCCCACCCCCGAGGAGCTGGCCGACGAGCCGCCGGAACCCGCGCTGGACGAGGGCACCGGCCCGGCCGCCGACCTGCTGCGCCAGTACCTGCGCGAGATCGGCCGGGTCCGGCTGCTGACCGCCGTCGAGGAGGTGGAGCTGGCCCGCGCGATCGAGGCCGGCCTGTTCGCGGAGGAGGCGCTGGACCGCGTCCCGCCCGCCGCCGAGCGCCGGCCCGCCGACGAGCGGCTGCTCGGCGACCTGGACCGGCTGGTGGTGCTGGGCCGGATCGCCAAGCGGCGCCTGATCGAGGCGAACCTGCGGCTGGTCGTCTCGGTCGCCAAGCGCTACGTCGGGCGCGGCCTGACCCTGCTCGACCTGATCCAGGAGGGCAACGTCGGCCTGATCCGGGCGGTGGAGAAGTTCGACTACGCGCGCGGCTACAAGTTCTCCACCTACGCCACCTGGTGGATACGCCAGGCGATGAGCCGGGCCCTCGCCGACCAGGCCCGCACCATCCGGGTGCCGGTGCACGTGGTGGAGCTGATCAACCGGGTGCTGCGGGTGCAGCGCGGGCTGCTGCAGGAGCGCGGCGTCGAGCCGACCGCCGCCGAGGTGGGCGCGGTGCTGCAGCTGCCGCCGGAGCGGGTCCGGGAGGTGCTGAAGCTGGCCCAGGAGCCGGTCTCGCTGCACACCCCGGTCGGCGAGGAGGACGACGTCGCGCTCGGCGACCTGATCGAGGACGCCGACGCCGCCTCGCCGCCGGAGAGCGCGGCGTTCCTGCTGCTGCGCGAGCACCTGGAGGCGGTGCTGGCCACCCTCGGCGAGCGCGAGCGCCAGGTGGTCCAGCTCCGCTACGGCCTGGACGACGGCCGCCCCCGCACCCTGGAGGAGATCGGCCACCTGTTCGGGGTGACCCGGGAGCGGATCCGGCAGATCGAGGCGAAGACCCTCGGCAAGCTGCGCGACCACGCCTTCGCCGACCAGCTCCGCGGCTACCTCGACTAG
- a CDS encoding deoxyguanosinetriphosphate triphosphohydrolase: MKNTAPYDPQSEARWVPEPDKRPGRTAFQRDRARVLHSAALRRLAGTTQVVAPMRSDFPRTRLTHSLECAQVGRELGAALGCDPDLVETACLAHDIGHPPFGHTGEEALDQAAAACGGFEGNAQSLRILTRLEPKRFAPPDEPAVRLAPWPGRSVGLNLTRAALDAATKYPWARGRHPADPGSTKYGVYGDDLPVFRWLRSGAPDGRKCFEATVMDWSDDVAYSTHDVEDGLQAGHIDPAALRSAEERAELFKIAERFADAGEAEFAEALDRLRAQDWWPAGYDGTARARAGLKDLTSQLIGRFCLAAEQATRARYGPGPLTRYAAELVVPRGVRVECAVLKAVAVRYVMQRDEQAQLRSRQRVVIAELAEVLLNDAPHQLDPVFAAQYEEAEDDRAALRTVIDQIATLTDASALALHARLVP, translated from the coding sequence ATGAAGAACACCGCTCCGTATGATCCGCAGTCCGAGGCACGCTGGGTGCCCGAGCCCGACAAGCGGCCCGGCCGCACCGCCTTCCAACGGGACCGCGCCCGGGTGCTGCACTCCGCCGCGCTGCGCCGGCTGGCGGGGACGACCCAGGTGGTCGCGCCGATGCGCAGCGACTTCCCGCGGACCAGGCTGACGCACTCGCTGGAGTGCGCGCAGGTCGGCCGGGAGCTGGGGGCGGCGCTCGGCTGCGATCCGGATCTGGTGGAGACCGCCTGCCTGGCCCACGACATCGGCCACCCGCCGTTCGGCCACACCGGCGAGGAGGCGCTCGACCAGGCCGCCGCGGCCTGCGGCGGCTTCGAGGGCAACGCGCAGTCGCTGCGCATCCTGACCCGGCTGGAGCCCAAGCGCTTCGCCCCGCCGGACGAGCCCGCGGTCCGGCTGGCCCCGTGGCCCGGCCGCAGCGTCGGCCTGAACCTGACCCGTGCCGCGCTGGACGCCGCGACCAAGTACCCGTGGGCGCGCGGGCGGCACCCCGCCGACCCCGGCTCCACCAAGTACGGCGTCTACGGGGACGACCTGCCGGTGTTCCGCTGGCTGCGCAGCGGCGCGCCGGACGGCCGCAAGTGCTTCGAGGCCACCGTGATGGACTGGTCCGACGACGTCGCGTACTCCACCCACGACGTGGAGGACGGCCTGCAGGCCGGCCACATCGATCCGGCCGCGCTGCGGTCCGCGGAGGAGCGCGCCGAGCTGTTCAAGATCGCCGAGCGGTTCGCCGACGCCGGGGAGGCGGAGTTCGCCGAGGCGCTGGACCGGCTGCGGGCCCAGGACTGGTGGCCGGCCGGCTACGACGGCACCGCCCGCGCCCGGGCCGGGCTGAAGGACCTCACCAGCCAGCTGATCGGCCGCTTCTGCCTGGCCGCCGAGCAGGCCACCCGGGCCCGCTACGGCCCCGGCCCGCTCACCAGGTACGCCGCCGAGCTGGTCGTCCCGCGCGGCGTCCGGGTGGAGTGCGCGGTGCTCAAGGCGGTCGCCGTCCGGTACGTGATGCAGCGCGACGAGCAGGCCCAACTCCGCTCCCGCCAGCGGGTGGTGATCGCCGAGCTGGCCGAGGTGCTGCTGAACGACGCCCCGCACCAGCTGGACCCGGTGTTCGCCGCCCAGTACGAGGAGGCGGAGGACGACCGGGCCGCGCTGCGCACCGTGATCGACCAGATCGCCACCCTCACCGACGCCTCCGCGCTCGCCCTGCACGCCAGGCTGGTCCCCTGA
- a CDS encoding glutamate decarboxylase, with product MALHKGQGRGEDERRLPVSPLHVLTDPLGSMQLAPPLHRLPRVPIPPPVAYQLIHDELMLDGNARLNLATFVTTQMDEHADRLMAECRDKNMIDKDEYPQTAELERRCVAILADLWHAPDPAAAVGCSTTGSSEACMLAGMALKRRWTARNADRYAAGARPNLVMGVNVQVCWEKFCNFWEVEARLVPMEGERFHLSAEEAVARCDENTIGVVGILGSTFDGSYEPIAEICAALDAFQERTGLDVPVHVDGASGGMVAPFLDPELKWDFRLPRVASINASGHKYGLVYPGVGWALWRDGEALPEELVFKVNYLGGEMPTFALNFSRPGAEVVAQYYAFLRLGFGGYHAIQQACRDVAEYLAAEIAKCGPFRLITKGDQLPVFAFTTVDGCPFDVFDVSRRLRERGWQVPAYTFPEGRTDLAVLRVVCRNGFSRDLADLLLADLRRLLPELERQPAPLSELGMPQRSGFHH from the coding sequence ATGGCGTTGCACAAGGGGCAGGGCAGGGGCGAGGACGAGCGCCGGCTGCCGGTCAGCCCGCTGCACGTGCTGACCGATCCGCTGGGCTCGATGCAGCTGGCCCCGCCGCTGCACCGGCTGCCCCGGGTGCCGATCCCGCCGCCGGTCGCGTACCAGCTGATCCACGACGAGCTGATGCTGGACGGCAACGCCCGGCTCAACCTGGCGACCTTCGTCACCACCCAGATGGACGAGCACGCGGACCGGCTGATGGCCGAGTGCCGCGACAAGAACATGATCGACAAGGACGAGTACCCGCAGACCGCCGAGCTGGAGCGACGCTGCGTGGCGATCCTCGCCGACCTCTGGCACGCGCCCGACCCGGCGGCCGCGGTGGGCTGCTCGACCACCGGCTCCAGCGAGGCGTGCATGCTCGCCGGGATGGCGCTGAAACGGCGCTGGACGGCCCGCAACGCCGACCGGTACGCGGCCGGGGCGCGGCCGAACCTGGTGATGGGCGTCAACGTGCAGGTCTGCTGGGAGAAGTTCTGCAACTTCTGGGAGGTCGAGGCGCGGCTCGTCCCGATGGAGGGCGAGCGCTTCCACCTGAGCGCCGAGGAGGCCGTCGCGCGCTGCGACGAGAACACCATCGGCGTGGTCGGCATCCTGGGCTCCACCTTCGACGGCTCGTACGAGCCGATCGCCGAGATCTGCGCCGCCCTGGACGCCTTCCAGGAACGCACCGGCCTGGACGTGCCGGTGCACGTGGACGGGGCGTCCGGCGGCATGGTGGCGCCGTTCCTCGACCCCGAGCTGAAGTGGGACTTCCGGCTGCCCCGGGTCGCCTCGATCAACGCCAGCGGCCACAAGTACGGCCTGGTGTACCCCGGCGTCGGCTGGGCGCTGTGGCGGGACGGCGAGGCGCTGCCCGAGGAGCTGGTCTTCAAGGTCAACTACCTGGGCGGCGAGATGCCGACCTTCGCGCTGAACTTCTCCCGGCCCGGAGCGGAGGTCGTCGCCCAGTACTACGCGTTCCTGCGGCTCGGCTTCGGCGGCTACCACGCGATCCAGCAGGCCTGCCGGGACGTCGCCGAGTACCTGGCGGCGGAGATCGCGAAGTGCGGACCGTTCCGGCTGATCACCAAGGGCGACCAGCTGCCGGTGTTCGCGTTCACCACCGTGGACGGCTGCCCGTTCGACGTCTTCGACGTGTCGCGGCGGCTGCGCGAACGCGGCTGGCAGGTGCCCGCGTACACCTTCCCGGAGGGGCGGACCGACCTGGCGGTACTGCGGGTGGTCTGCCGCAACGGGTTCTCCCGGGACCTCGCCGACCTGCTGCTGGCCGACCTGCGGCGGCTGCTCCCCGAGCTGGAGCGCCAGCCCGCGCCGCTCAGCGAGCTGGGGATGCCGCAGCGCAGCGGGTTCCACCACTGA
- the dnaG gene encoding DNA primase, translated as MAGRIRDEDVQAVRAALPIDAVVGDYVQLAAGGGAQLKGVCPFHDEKSASFYVHPGKGVFHCFGCGESGDTITFLMKIEHCSFAEAVERMAAQAGITLRYEEGGYSPRHQQGERTRLVEAHKVAAAWFQEQLATPEAEIGRRFLAERGFDEAAAKHFGVGYAPVGWEHLVRFLRGRGFTDKEISVGGLASQGQRGGLIDRFRGRLVWPIRDSSGDVVGFGARRLREDDNGPKYLNTPETPIYKKSNVLYGIDLARKEIAKSGRAVVVEGYTDVMACHLAGVTTAVATCGTAFGEDHIKIIRRLLMDTSTYRGETVFTFDGDAAGQKAALRAFEDDQKFAARTSIAITPGGMDPCELRLAQGDEAVRTLVDNPVPLFEFALRSAVARHRVDTAEGRAAALEEAAGIIVKIKDRSIQHEYAVQLAGMVGILDERFVVNRIAQLARWQRENQQNGQQRTLRRPEAAPQPARPERPAFRLNPRDPAQFVERELLKLALQHPDLVSPAFDQYGEDEFPTPPYRAVRRAIGQAGGTAYGASLPDFTSAVREASPDDQVRGLVTELTVEPIRTRRKADQVYAGEFLVKLRLQAVDRRIDEVRAHLRRLGDRATAEQQHPVQSELWALQQYGQQLRSRGAAAL; from the coding sequence GTGGCCGGTCGGATCAGGGACGAGGATGTGCAGGCGGTGCGTGCCGCACTGCCGATCGACGCCGTGGTCGGCGACTACGTGCAGCTGGCGGCGGGCGGCGGTGCGCAGCTCAAGGGCGTCTGCCCGTTCCACGACGAGAAGTCGGCGTCCTTCTACGTCCACCCGGGCAAGGGCGTGTTCCACTGCTTCGGCTGCGGCGAGTCGGGCGACACGATCACCTTCCTGATGAAGATCGAGCACTGCTCGTTCGCGGAGGCGGTCGAGCGGATGGCCGCCCAGGCGGGCATCACGCTGCGCTACGAGGAGGGCGGCTACAGCCCGCGCCACCAGCAGGGCGAGCGGACCAGGCTGGTCGAGGCGCACAAGGTGGCCGCCGCCTGGTTCCAGGAGCAACTGGCCACGCCGGAGGCGGAGATCGGCCGCCGCTTCCTGGCCGAGCGGGGCTTCGACGAGGCCGCCGCCAAGCACTTCGGGGTGGGCTACGCGCCGGTCGGCTGGGAGCACCTGGTGCGCTTCCTGCGCGGTCGGGGCTTCACCGACAAGGAGATCTCGGTCGGCGGCCTGGCCTCGCAGGGCCAGCGCGGCGGCCTGATCGACCGCTTCCGGGGACGGCTGGTCTGGCCGATCCGGGACAGCTCGGGCGACGTGGTCGGCTTCGGCGCGCGCCGGCTGCGCGAGGACGACAACGGCCCGAAGTACCTGAACACCCCCGAGACGCCGATCTACAAGAAGTCGAACGTCCTGTACGGCATCGACCTGGCCCGCAAGGAGATCGCCAAGTCCGGCCGGGCGGTGGTGGTCGAGGGCTACACCGACGTGATGGCCTGCCACCTGGCGGGCGTCACCACGGCGGTGGCCACCTGCGGCACCGCCTTCGGCGAGGACCACATCAAGATCATCCGCCGACTGCTGATGGACACCTCCACCTACCGCGGCGAGACGGTCTTCACCTTCGACGGCGACGCGGCCGGCCAGAAGGCCGCCCTGCGCGCCTTCGAGGACGACCAGAAGTTCGCCGCCCGCACCTCCATCGCCATCACCCCGGGCGGCATGGACCCGTGCGAGCTGCGCCTGGCCCAGGGCGACGAGGCGGTCCGCACCCTGGTGGACAACCCCGTCCCGCTGTTCGAGTTCGCGCTCCGCTCGGCCGTCGCCCGGCACCGGGTGGACACCGCGGAGGGCCGCGCCGCCGCGCTGGAGGAGGCCGCCGGGATCATCGTCAAGATCAAGGACCGCTCGATCCAGCACGAGTACGCCGTCCAGCTGGCCGGCATGGTCGGCATCCTGGACGAGCGCTTCGTGGTCAACCGGATCGCCCAGCTCGCCCGCTGGCAGCGCGAGAACCAGCAGAACGGCCAGCAGCGCACGCTGCGCCGCCCCGAGGCCGCCCCGCAGCCGGCCCGCCCCGAGCGGCCGGCGTTCCGGCTCAACCCGCGCGACCCGGCCCAGTTCGTCGAGCGCGAGCTGCTCAAGCTCGCCCTCCAGCACCCGGACCTGGTCAGCCCGGCCTTCGACCAGTACGGCGAGGACGAGTTCCCCACCCCGCCGTACCGGGCCGTCCGCCGCGCCATCGGCCAGGCCGGCGGCACCGCGTACGGCGCGAGCCTGCCCGACTTCACCTCCGCCGTCCGCGAGGCCAGTCCGGACGACCAGGTGCGCGGCCTGGTCACCGAGCTGACCGTCGAGCCGATCCGCACCCGCCGCAAGGCCGACCAGGTGTACGCGGGGGAGTTCCTGGTGAAGCTCCGCCTGCAGGCCGTGGACCGCCGGATCGACGAGGTCCGCGCCCACCTGCGCCGGCTCGGCGACCGGGCCACCGCCGAGCAGCAGCACCCGGTGCAGAGCGAGCTCTGGGCCCTGCAGCAGTACGGCCAGCAGCTCCGCTCCCGGGGCGCCGCCGCGCTCTGA
- a CDS encoding IS982 family transposase: MTPDLDSLATALYVKTDDLLKQSPHLAPWRPAVGLKPRLTDAELVTLAVMQALLGFTSERRWLRHASSHLRHLFPYLPGQSGYNRRLRKAADLIAHVNRLLARDTSLWSDSVWVVDSTPVECGRSRETAKRSDLAGWAEYGYCASHSRYFWGLRPHLVCTLHGLPVAFALTGAKADERQTLLGMLHAEPDLVRTLPGQTLIADRHYYGAAFERELAEWGLHLLRPARKGEPPRAGSSLFKPLRQVIESVNQTFKAQLDLERHQGRTPTGVTVRVLQRILALTTAIWHNDRTGQPVMRSLTAYDH, encoded by the coding sequence GTGACGCCTGACCTGGACTCCCTCGCGACCGCACTCTACGTGAAGACCGACGACCTGCTGAAGCAATCGCCGCATCTGGCACCCTGGCGGCCCGCGGTCGGCCTCAAGCCCCGGCTCACGGACGCCGAACTGGTCACCCTCGCGGTGATGCAGGCCCTGCTCGGCTTCACCTCCGAACGCCGCTGGCTCCGCCACGCCTCGTCCCACCTGCGGCACCTGTTCCCCTACCTGCCCGGGCAGTCCGGCTACAACCGGCGGCTGCGCAAGGCCGCCGACCTCATCGCCCACGTCAACCGCCTGCTCGCGAGGGACACCTCGCTGTGGAGCGACAGCGTGTGGGTCGTGGACTCCACACCGGTGGAGTGCGGCCGCTCCCGGGAGACCGCCAAGCGCTCCGACCTGGCCGGATGGGCCGAGTACGGCTACTGCGCCAGCCACTCCCGATACTTCTGGGGCCTTCGCCCGCACCTGGTGTGCACCCTGCACGGCCTGCCCGTCGCCTTCGCCCTCACCGGAGCCAAGGCCGACGAACGCCAGACCCTGCTCGGCATGCTCCACGCCGAACCCGACCTCGTCCGCACCCTCCCGGGCCAGACCCTCATCGCCGACCGGCACTACTACGGCGCCGCATTCGAGCGCGAACTGGCCGAATGGGGACTCCACCTGCTGCGGCCGGCCCGCAAGGGCGAGCCCCCACGGGCCGGATCCAGCCTGTTCAAGCCACTGCGACAGGTCATCGAGTCCGTCAACCAGACCTTCAAGGCCCAACTCGACCTCGAACGCCACCAGGGCCGCACCCCGACCGGGGTGACAGTCCGCGTCCTGCAACGCATCCTCGCCCTGACCACCGCGATCTGGCACAACGACCGCACCGGCCAACCCGTCATGCGCTCGCTGACCGCCTACGACCACTAA
- a CDS encoding ArsR/SmtB family transcription factor: MTEHRPEDPAATTTATPTAPIAEGSESRAGGSAPGRRLDAGSLRGLAHPLRMRLLDELRRNGPATSARLSERTGESTGTISWHLRNLAEHGFIEEEPGRGTKRERWWRAVPGAITLTATDFDRDPAARTALSVYQAENLRRQYQRVADSLAADWQGEWRGTGSVSDWGNLRLTPAQLQALIDELAAVVARHTPDPDAAPDPAARPVVVQIQALPRKDPDRP, encoded by the coding sequence ATGACCGAGCACCGCCCCGAAGACCCCGCCGCCACCACCACCGCCACCCCGACTGCCCCGATCGCCGAGGGCTCGGAGAGCCGGGCGGGGGGCTCCGCACCGGGCCGCCGGCTGGACGCCGGTTCGCTGCGCGGGCTGGCCCACCCGCTGCGGATGCGGCTGCTGGACGAGCTGCGGCGGAACGGCCCGGCGACCTCCGCCCGGCTCTCCGAGCGCACCGGCGAGTCCACCGGCACCATCAGCTGGCACCTGCGGAACCTCGCCGAGCACGGCTTCATCGAGGAGGAGCCCGGCCGCGGCACCAAGCGGGAACGCTGGTGGCGCGCCGTGCCCGGGGCCATCACCCTCACCGCCACCGACTTCGACCGGGATCCGGCCGCCCGAACCGCGCTCTCCGTCTACCAGGCCGAGAACCTGCGCCGGCAGTACCAGCGGGTCGCCGACTCGCTGGCCGCCGACTGGCAGGGCGAGTGGCGCGGCACCGGCTCCGTCTCCGACTGGGGCAACCTGCGGCTGACCCCCGCCCAGCTCCAGGCCCTGATCGACGAGCTGGCCGCCGTGGTCGCCCGCCACACCCCCGACCCGGACGCCGCGCCCGACCCGGCGGCGCGACCGGTCGTCGTCCAGATCCAGGCACTGCCCCGAAAGGACCCCGACCGGCCATGA
- a CDS encoding MFS transporter, which translates to MTASVPAAAPVVPAPVVPAAVVPAASPPGLLRRHRDFRMLWIGETANKYGSAVTGLALPLIAVGTLHASTLQVGLLGAAGWLPWLLIGLPAGVWVDRLRCRPIMLAATTASLLLYATVPLAALAGTLTLWHLLAVALLAGGAGVFFQTAYTAYLPQLLAPADQSEGNAKLHGSASAAGIAGLGSGGLIAQLAGPVNGLLANTATFLLSLWCTARIGHREPARTGRPRRALRREVGEGLQLLASDVWFRTFALFGAASNLVLTGYQSLLVVFLIREVGVGEGTVGLLVALASTGGIVGAAVARRIAARLGSSRAMLVLELALPALTVLIPLTGRGAGLAWYLVGGFGASCGVVAGNVIKATFQQRYCPPELLGRLSASGAVLNFGSIPLGALLAGLLGTELGVRPAMWLMTAGVPLAALVLWCSPLRRVRDLPTERRAPVREKGSRRCRSTRRDTAGGAVLGARGRGGTGQDGTGRVGRRGWQAVSVRVVSRPGGRCG; encoded by the coding sequence ATGACCGCCTCCGTCCCCGCCGCCGCCCCCGTTGTTCCCGCTCCCGTTGTTCCCGCCGCCGTTGTTCCCGCCGCCTCGCCTCCGGGGCTGCTGCGGCGGCACCGCGACTTCCGGATGCTGTGGATCGGCGAGACCGCCAACAAGTACGGCTCCGCGGTCACCGGGCTGGCCCTGCCGCTGATCGCGGTCGGCACCCTGCACGCGAGCACCCTCCAGGTCGGCCTGCTCGGCGCCGCGGGCTGGCTGCCCTGGCTGCTGATCGGCCTGCCCGCCGGGGTGTGGGTGGACCGGCTGCGCTGCCGCCCGATCATGCTCGCCGCGACCACCGCCTCGCTGCTGCTGTACGCCACCGTCCCGCTGGCCGCGCTCGCCGGGACGCTGACCCTCTGGCACCTGCTGGCCGTCGCGCTGCTCGCCGGGGGCGCCGGGGTGTTCTTCCAGACCGCGTACACCGCGTACCTGCCGCAGCTGCTGGCCCCCGCCGACCAGTCCGAGGGCAACGCCAAGCTGCACGGCAGCGCCTCGGCCGCGGGCATCGCCGGGCTGGGCAGCGGCGGCCTGATCGCCCAACTGGCCGGGCCGGTCAACGGACTGCTGGCCAACACCGCGACCTTCCTGCTCTCGCTCTGGTGCACCGCCCGGATCGGCCACCGCGAACCCGCCCGCACCGGACGGCCCCGCCGGGCGCTGCGCCGCGAGGTCGGCGAGGGACTGCAACTGCTCGCCTCGGACGTCTGGTTCCGCACCTTCGCGCTGTTCGGCGCCGCGTCCAACCTGGTACTGACCGGCTACCAGTCGCTGCTGGTGGTCTTCCTGATCCGCGAGGTCGGCGTCGGCGAGGGGACCGTCGGCCTGCTGGTCGCGCTGGCCTCCACCGGCGGCATCGTCGGCGCGGCCGTCGCCCGCCGGATCGCCGCCCGGCTCGGCAGCTCGCGGGCGATGCTGGTGCTGGAGCTCGCCCTGCCCGCGCTGACCGTGCTCATCCCGCTGACCGGCCGCGGCGCCGGGCTGGCCTGGTACCTGGTCGGCGGGTTCGGCGCCTCCTGCGGCGTCGTCGCCGGCAACGTCATCAAGGCGACCTTCCAGCAGCGCTACTGCCCGCCGGAACTGCTCGGCCGGCTCTCCGCCAGCGGCGCAGTGCTCAACTTCGGCTCGATCCCGCTCGGCGCGCTGCTGGCCGGCCTCCTCGGCACCGAACTCGGCGTGCGACCCGCGATGTGGCTGATGACCGCCGGCGTCCCGCTGGCCGCGCTGGTCCTCTGGTGCTCCCCGCTACGCCGCGTCCGCGACCTGCCCACCGAACGCCGCGCGCCGGTCCGCGAGAAGGGCTCCCGGCGGTGCCGGTCGACGCGGCGTGACACGGCCGGCGGGGCCGTCCTGGGTGCACGGGGCAGGGGCGGGACGGGACAGGACGGGACGGGGCGGGTGGGCAGGAGGGGGTGGCAGGCCGTGTCCGTCCGGGTCGTCAGCCGGCCAGGCGGACGGTGCGGGTGA